In a genomic window of Penaeus monodon isolate SGIC_2016 chromosome 27, NSTDA_Pmon_1, whole genome shotgun sequence:
- the LOC119590751 gene encoding putative nuclease HARBI1, producing MSKLCVIAIKKRISFSAKYPGSTHDSFIWSNSDLRRRFLAGEFGDSYLLGDSGYSLEPYIMTPIHEPQTQAERSYNRSHIQTRLVVEQTFGVLKSRFRCLHTSGGSLQYAPDKCAKIVIACLLPHNYCLDQRLPLHDDMLVN from the exons ATGTCCAAGTTGTGTGTGATAGCCATCAAAAAAAGAATAAGCTTCAGTGCTAAATATCCTGGCAGCACTCATGACTCCTTCATTTGGAGCAACAGTGATCTTCGGAGAAGATTTTTGGCCGGAGAATTTGGTGATTCATACTTActtg gTGATAGTGGTTATTCACTGGAGCCATATATTATGACTCCTATACATGAACCCCAAACACAAGCTGAAAGATCATATAATAGGAGCCACATCCAGACACGCTTAGTGGTGGAGCAAACATTTGGTGTCTTAAAATCAAGGTTCCGCTGTCTGCACACATCAGGTGGTTCTCTACAATATGCACCAGATAAGTGTGCTAAAATTGTCATCGCATGTCTTCTCCCTCACAACTACTGCCTAGACCAGAGACTTCCATTACATGATGATATGCTTGTGAATTAG